In the Coleofasciculus chthonoplastes PCC 7420 genome, one interval contains:
- a CDS encoding serine/threonine-protein kinase: MVWVNGQQLYGHRYVIERKLGQGGFGITYLAKDRKGNPLVIKTLKDEVMTSPDFIDFRDKYERDFEREATRLAVCRHPHIVQIENVFHEQSLPCIAMEYIQGEDLWRRVRNRHPLSEAEALGYIQQIGEALTVVHDKGLLHRDLKPQNIMVRSGVSEAVLIDFGIAREFIPNLTQTHSVHVTPGFAPLEQYDEQAHRGEYTDVYGLAATLYCLLTTKVPPPAFMRVVRDSLQPPQALNSNVSDRVNQGILAGMELQPEKRPQSVSEWLQVLIPQNPGDDLSSECGIDYRRLRDLLAAGEWKAADKETSDKMLAVIGKENWWNVEREDIEKFPCTDLRTIDRLWVKYSNGRFGFSVQKRIWQSVGGQPGVFDLMIDIYIKFGDTVGWRVNNSWLNLENFTFSPHAPQGHLPVECSEVA, encoded by the coding sequence ATGGTCTGGGTCAACGGACAGCAATTATACGGTCATCGCTACGTCATCGAACGCAAACTCGGTCAAGGTGGCTTTGGTATCACCTACCTGGCAAAAGACAGAAAAGGCAATCCCCTCGTCATCAAAACTCTGAAAGACGAGGTGATGACTAGCCCAGACTTTATCGATTTTCGCGATAAATACGAGCGAGATTTTGAGCGGGAAGCTACCCGATTAGCTGTATGTAGACACCCGCATATTGTCCAGATTGAAAATGTTTTTCATGAACAATCACTCCCCTGTATCGCCATGGAATATATCCAGGGGGAAGACTTATGGCGACGGGTGAGAAATCGCCATCCTTTATCAGAAGCTGAAGCATTAGGTTATATCCAGCAGATTGGGGAAGCGTTGACGGTAGTTCATGACAAAGGATTATTGCATCGAGATTTAAAACCCCAAAATATTATGGTGCGTTCTGGTGTATCAGAAGCGGTACTCATTGATTTTGGCATTGCTAGGGAGTTTATCCCTAATCTTACTCAAACCCATAGTGTTCATGTCACACCAGGGTTTGCGCCGCTTGAGCAGTATGATGAGCAAGCGCATCGGGGAGAATATACAGATGTGTATGGGTTAGCGGCGACGCTGTATTGTTTATTGACGACAAAAGTACCACCGCCAGCATTTATGCGAGTGGTGCGGGATTCGTTGCAACCGCCACAAGCGCTGAATTCAAATGTCAGCGATAGGGTGAATCAAGGGATTTTGGCAGGGATGGAACTACAACCAGAAAAGCGCCCTCAATCGGTGTCGGAATGGTTACAAGTATTGATTCCCCAGAATCCGGGTGATGATTTGAGTTCAGAATGTGGTATCGATTACCGCCGACTGCGAGATTTATTAGCTGCTGGAGAGTGGAAAGCAGCAGATAAAGAAACCTCCGATAAAATGCTGGCGGTAATTGGCAAAGAAAACTGGTGGAATGTTGAAAGAGAAGATATAGAAAAATTTCCTTGTACTGACCTGCGAACGATTGACCGTCTCTGGGTAAAATACAGTAACGGACGCTTTGGTTTTTCTGTGCAAAAGCGAATCTGGCAAAGTGTAGGGGGTCAACCAGGCGTTTTTGATTTGATGATAGACATCTATATTAAGTTTGGTGATACCGTGGGCTGGCGTGTGAATAATAGTTGGTTAAACTTAGAGAACTTTACCTTTAGTCCCCATGCCCCCCAGGGGCATCTCCCAGTGGAGTGTAGTGAGGTGGCATGA
- a CDS encoding Uma2 family endonuclease, with the protein MLQTPSPTLTLAEFLQQPETQPAREYIDGKIVQKPMPKTRHSRLQSKLIQSINNISEAEQLAYAFPELRCTFGGRSIVADIAVLRWEHIQFDQQGEPLDDVVIPPDWMIEILSPNQSSNQVTGNILHALQYGCQLGWLLDPDDRSILVFLPQQQPELRNNCDALIGLEGIPLALTVEQVFGWLKMKK; encoded by the coding sequence ATGTTACAAACACCATCCCCAACGCTTACCCTAGCCGAATTTCTCCAACAACCCGAAACCCAACCCGCCAGGGAATATATTGATGGCAAAATTGTACAGAAGCCAATGCCCAAAACTCGCCACTCTCGACTTCAGAGTAAGTTAATTCAATCGATTAATAATATTAGCGAAGCCGAACAACTTGCTTATGCGTTTCCTGAATTGCGTTGCACCTTTGGCGGACGGTCAATTGTTGCCGATATAGCGGTTCTGCGGTGGGAACATATTCAGTTTGATCAACAGGGCGAACCCCTTGATGATGTGGTCATCCCACCAGATTGGATGATTGAAATTCTCTCACCCAACCAAAGTTCTAATCAAGTTACAGGTAATATTCTGCACGCGCTCCAATATGGGTGTCAATTGGGATGGCTACTTGACCCCGATGACCGTTCAATTTTAGTGTTTCTGCCTCAACAACAACCAGAGTTACGGAATAATTGTGATGCGTTAATTGGGTTAGAAGGCATTCCATTAGCGTTAACCGTTGAGCAAGTTTTTGGTTGGTTAAAAATGAAAAAATAG
- a CDS encoding transposase, producing the protein MPRQPREFQPGYSYHITVRCNNREFRLTRLECRKVLLYAIKKAQYKYRFKLYGLCIMSNHIHYLLEPEQCDDLPKIMHWLNWYTAMCFNRMLNRTGHFWEKRYHSTGFDNRDKRRALNTLRYIHANPKSAGMQQGFFYDFSNYGIHDRLGDDGLTQWHPAFLSLGKTLDECAAKYRGFCKKYRPQPKPEKRNHWGSRLLAGLSVKGKPKKSSPGQMLLPWAQWEAPEGEVHEVADKFVLANCFNPQVASLALGRCQVSCQVSET; encoded by the coding sequence ATGCCACGCCAGCCTCGTGAATTCCAACCTGGATACTCATACCATATCACCGTTCGCTGTAATAATCGTGAGTTTCGTCTCACCCGCTTGGAATGTCGGAAAGTATTACTGTATGCCATCAAAAAAGCACAATATAAATACAGGTTTAAACTGTATGGGTTGTGTATCATGAGTAATCACATCCATTATCTGCTTGAACCGGAGCAATGCGACGATTTACCCAAAATCATGCACTGGCTAAATTGGTATACGGCTATGTGTTTTAATCGGATGCTGAATCGTACTGGGCATTTTTGGGAAAAACGCTATCATAGTACAGGTTTTGATAATAGGGATAAACGTAGGGCATTAAATACGTTACGCTACATCCACGCTAATCCTAAATCTGCCGGGATGCAGCAGGGCTTTTTTTATGATTTCAGTAATTATGGTATTCATGACAGACTGGGTGATGATGGATTGACGCAATGGCATCCAGCGTTTTTATCTTTGGGGAAGACATTAGATGAATGTGCGGCAAAGTATCGCGGATTCTGCAAAAAATATCGCCCTCAACCAAAACCTGAAAAGCGAAATCATTGGGGAAGTCGGTTGTTAGCGGGATTGAGTGTTAAGGGAAAACCGAAAAAGTCATCGCCAGGACAAATGCTTCTACCTTGGGCGCAGTGGGAAGCGCCGGAGGGGGAAGTACATGAGGTGGCTGACAAGTTTGTCTTGGCTAATTGTTTTAATCCCCAGGTAGCTTCTTTGGCTTTGGGGCGGTGCCAGGTATCGTGCCAGGTATCGGAAACGTAG
- a CDS encoding HIRAN domain-containing protein — MKTPKTLFLAWQDPISRYWFSIGRLTFDGRVYQFVYTQGVKEAEAKCAFQPLSSFPYLDEVYTSTQLFPVFANRLMSRSRPDYSSFMEWLNIPKDEHDPMTILARSGGERETDTLAVFPCPEIDAQGQYHLYFFSHGLRHLPSCAIERINQFESGEKLWLAHEFQNPYDAQALILNTEDHYIVGYCPRYLLAEMFELIRHKLNLEVQVERVNKPPKPLQFRLLCKITVQASHDYHPFSNPHYQPLIAGFARSRPHSQLNC; from the coding sequence TTGAAAACACCAAAAACACTATTTTTAGCTTGGCAAGATCCGATTAGTCGCTATTGGTTCTCGATTGGTCGGTTAACCTTTGATGGAAGAGTTTATCAATTTGTTTATACTCAAGGGGTAAAAGAGGCGGAAGCCAAATGTGCTTTTCAGCCATTATCTTCGTTTCCGTACTTAGATGAAGTTTATACATCAACTCAATTATTCCCCGTTTTTGCGAATCGGTTAATGTCGCGATCGCGTCCAGATTATTCTAGTTTTATGGAATGGTTAAATATTCCCAAGGATGAACATGACCCCATGACAATTTTAGCCCGCAGTGGTGGGGAACGAGAAACCGATACACTCGCCGTTTTTCCTTGTCCAGAAATTGACGCACAAGGACAGTATCATTTATATTTTTTCTCCCATGGGCTGCGGCATTTGCCAAGCTGTGCCATTGAGCGGATTAATCAGTTTGAATCGGGTGAAAAATTATGGTTAGCTCACGAATTTCAAAATCCTTACGATGCTCAAGCTTTAATTTTAAACACAGAAGACCACTACATTGTCGGCTATTGTCCGCGATATTTGCTGGCAGAAATGTTTGAGTTAATTCGACACAAGTTAAACCTAGAGGTACAGGTAGAACGTGTGAATAAACCTCCAAAACCACTTCAGTTTCGGTTATTGTGTAAAATAACTGTTCAGGCGAGCCATGATTATCATCCTTTCTCTAATCCTCACTATCAACCCCTGATAGCAGGATTTGCGCGATCGCGTCCTCATTCTCAGCTAAACTGTTAG
- a CDS encoding serine/threonine-protein kinase: MPSSDCGTIKTGLSQKSSMVWLKGQQLYGHRYVIERKLSQGGFGITYLAKDRKGNPLVIKTLKDEVMTSPDFIDFRDKYERDFEREATRLAVCRHPHIVQIENVFHEQSLPCIAMEYIQGEDLWRRVRNRHPLSEAEALAYIKQIGEALTVVHDKGLLHRDLKPQNIMVRSGVSEAVLIDFGIAREFIPNLTQTHSVHVTPGFAPLEQYDEQAHRGEYTDVYGLAATLYCLLTTKVPPPAFMRVVRDSLQPPQALNSNVSDRVNQGILTGMELQPENRPQSVSEWLQVLIPQNPGEEFNSKCGIDYRRLRDLLAAGEWKAADRETSDKMLAVIGKESWWNVEREDIEKFPCTDLQTIDRLWVKYSNGRFGFSVQKRIWQSVGGQPSVYDYDIYKKFGDTVGLRVNNSWLNYENFTFSPHAPQGHLPAVGLLRVVVV, translated from the coding sequence ATGCCATCCAGCGATTGTGGCACAATCAAGACAGGATTATCGCAAAAATCATCAATGGTCTGGCTCAAGGGACAGCAATTATACGGTCATCGCTACGTCATTGAACGCAAACTCAGTCAAGGTGGCTTTGGTATCACCTACCTGGCAAAAGACAGAAAAGGCAACCCCCTCGTCATCAAAACCCTGAAAGACGAGGTGATGACTAGCCCAGACTTTATCGATTTTCGCGATAAATACGAGCGAGATTTTGAGCGGGAAGCTACCCGATTAGCTGTATGTAGACACCCGCATATTGTCCAGATTGAAAATGTCTTCCATGAACAATCACTCCCTTGTATCGCCATGGAATATATCCAGGGGGAAGATTTATGGCGGCGGGTGAGAAATCGTCATCCTTTATCGGAAGCTGAAGCATTAGCTTATATAAAGCAGATTGGGGAAGCGTTGACGGTAGTTCACGATAAGGGCTTATTGCATCGGGATTTAAAACCCCAGAATATCATGGTGCGTTCTGGCGTATCAGAAGCGGTACTGATTGATTTTGGTATTGCTAGAGAATTTATCCCTAATCTTACTCAAACCCATAGCGTTCATGTCACGCCGGGTTTTGCCCCGCTTGAGCAGTATGATGAGCAAGCACATCGGGGAGAATATACGGATGTGTATGGGTTAGCGGCGACGCTGTATTGTTTATTGACGACAAAAGTACCACCGCCAGCATTTATGCGAGTGGTGCGGGATTCATTACAACCACCACAGGCGCTGAATTCAAATGTCAGTGATAGGGTGAATCAAGGGATTTTGACGGGAATGGAACTACAGCCAGAGAATCGCCCTCAATCGGTGTCGGAATGGTTACAGGTATTGATTCCCCAGAATCCGGGAGAGGAGTTTAATTCAAAATGCGGCATCGATTACCGCCGACTGCGAGATTTATTAGCTGCTGGAGAGTGGAAAGCAGCAGATAGAGAAACCTCAGATAAAATGCTGGCTGTAATTGGCAAAGAAAGCTGGTGGAATGTAGAAAGAGAAGATATAGAAAAATTTCCTTGCACCGACCTACAAACAATTGACCGTCTCTGGGTAAAATACAGCAATGGACGCTTTGGTTTTTCTGTGCAGAAGCGAATTTGGCAGAGTGTAGGGGGTCAACCAAGCGTGTATGATTATGACATCTATAAAAAGTTTGGTGATACCGTGGGTTTGCGTGTGAATAATAGTTGGTTAAACTATGAGAACTTTACCTTTAGTCCCCATGCCCCCCAGGGGCATCTCCCGGCTGTGGGATTGTTACGGGTGGTTGTGGTATAA
- a CDS encoding XisI protein — MDKLEQYRQSVQQVLTKYGSYKPINVQVDVQTIFDTERDHYQVVSVGWHNERRIHSCSMHIDIKPDGKVWIQLNNTEAHLADELMELGVNREDIVLGFHSPYMRQFTDFAVG; from the coding sequence ATGGATAAACTAGAACAATATCGTCAATCTGTCCAGCAAGTCTTAACTAAATATGGCAGCTATAAACCGATAAACGTACAGGTGGACGTACAAACAATTTTTGACACCGAACGCGACCATTATCAAGTGGTGAGTGTGGGTTGGCACAATGAGAGACGAATCCACAGTTGCTCAATGCATATCGATATTAAGCCGGATGGTAAGGTATGGATACAGCTTAATAATACTGAGGCACATTTAGCCGATGAGTTAATGGAATTGGGCGTAAATCGAGAGGATATAGTATTAGGATTTCATAGTCCTTATATGCGGCAGTTTACCGATTTTGCTGTTGGTTAA